The Helicobacter mustelae genome has a segment encoding these proteins:
- the gatA gene encoding Asp-tRNA(Asn)/Glu-tRNA(Gln) amidotransferase subunit GatA: protein MITLKDSLKLQPQKLQELKEEILQLAKESQLNAYVGEIHSSTPNGIPILIKDNINVKGWEITCASKILKNYIAPYHASVIERLHAQNFCAFGRANMDEFAMGSTTESSSYGITKNPRDITRVPGGSSGGSAAAVAGGIAIAALGSDTGGSIRQPAAYCGCVGLKPTYGSVSRYGLIAYSSSLDQIGPITQNVEDCAILFDAIKGHDPKDSTSHPAEQKPCFPRLDPKRKMRIAILRDLVEKASNPIKRAYDDTIAMLQKMGHTIIEKTMLQTDYHISTYYIICTAEASSNLARFDGVRYGNRASNPLNLKDLYIQTRTQGFGDEVKNRILLGSFVLSSGYYDAYYLKAQKVRELIKRQYNEILRDCDVIFLPITPFVAPKFGSSKNPLEMYLSDIYTIGVNLAGLPALSLPIAKDAENLPIGMQFIAKAFDEQSLFDIAYGTEQTLNLKF, encoded by the coding sequence ATGATTACCCTAAAAGATTCCCTCAAACTCCAACCACAAAAACTCCAAGAACTCAAAGAAGAGATTTTGCAATTGGCCAAAGAGAGCCAGCTCAATGCTTATGTCGGAGAAATCCACTCTAGCACCCCCAATGGCATCCCCATCCTTATCAAGGACAACATCAATGTCAAGGGTTGGGAAATCACCTGTGCTAGCAAAATTCTAAAAAACTATATCGCACCCTATCATGCAAGCGTGATTGAGAGGCTGCATGCTCAGAATTTCTGTGCTTTTGGACGTGCGAATATGGATGAATTTGCTATGGGAAGCACGACAGAGAGTAGTAGCTATGGCATCACAAAAAATCCTCGTGATATCACTAGAGTGCCTGGAGGGAGTTCTGGAGGGAGTGCTGCAGCAGTGGCTGGAGGGATTGCTATTGCAGCGCTTGGTAGTGATACGGGAGGATCCATCCGCCAACCCGCGGCATATTGTGGCTGTGTGGGATTAAAGCCCACATATGGCAGCGTGAGCCGCTATGGACTCATCGCCTATAGCTCTAGCCTAGACCAAATAGGACCCATCACACAGAATGTGGAGGATTGCGCCATCCTCTTTGATGCCATCAAGGGACATGATCCCAAAGATTCTACAAGCCATCCCGCGGAGCAAAAACCCTGTTTTCCTAGACTGGATCCCAAAAGAAAGATGCGTATCGCGATTTTGAGGGATCTTGTAGAAAAAGCAAGTAATCCCATCAAAAGGGCCTATGATGACACAATTGCAATGCTGCAAAAAATGGGTCATACCATCATAGAAAAAACAATGCTGCAGACAGATTATCATATCTCGACATACTACATTATCTGCACTGCTGAAGCCAGTTCCAATCTTGCAAGGTTTGATGGCGTGCGCTATGGTAATCGCGCAAGCAATCCCCTAAATCTCAAAGATCTCTATATCCAAACACGCACACAGGGATTTGGAGATGAGGTAAAAAATCGAATCTTACTAGGAAGCTTTGTGCTAAGCAGCGGATATTATGATGCCTATTACCTCAAAGCCCAAAAAGTTAGAGAGCTCATTAAGCGCCAATACAACGAAATCCTAAGGGATTGTGATGTAATCTTTTTGCCCATCACCCCCTTTGTTGCTCCCAAATTTGGCAGCTCCAAAAACCCATTAGAAATGTATCTTAGCGACATTTATACTATTGGGGTGAATCTTGCAGGATTACCCGCCCTCTCTCTTCCCATCGCCAAGGATGCAGAGAATCTCCCCATAGGAATGCAATTCATTGCCAAAGCATTTGATGAGCAAAGTCTCTTTGATATTGCTTATGGGACAGAGCAAACTCTCAATTTGAAATTCTAG
- a CDS encoding ATP-binding protein: protein MQNLLEFLHSKNLNQTKVFRLLECDEEEAKILHFMLQKYFSNDKDFEVSCLLKDVFEITKYEDFLPYLSKVKNLLELGWISEEEFKSSSFPTLLEILHAEVALTPAFFKLLEESKNEAEIPEITPYEDHFEYLKDQFCRISLLQKLSHKRLHTLPTSGTKYHLKAIEEKILARLKLTKTPIPAHQIIQENKLNAKEEILFFALLKEEYFSGSENLGDMNTLIDLISHDEYERIKNRMLFDEKSTLIERKIFDYEEMYNSFGGISKTFYLHEDILQKILRPKLLKKPQKISLQNLIKEQQFFEILEPKMPLEEIVMPQATRQTLSTILEQQSPKVAKLLKHWGIKDKQILECKIIFYGPSGTGKTLTALGMAKNLKKQVLILDCSKVLSMYVGESEKNVRKIFDNYKEIAKESKNPPILLLDEADQFLSVRISSRSGAEKMHNQMQNIFLEQIEKFEGILIATTNLLETIDNAFSRRFNHKIEFKLPSENERILLWQKYLPKNAKFLSHSTDSLAKILAKYDLSGGQIALVVKNTAYGVALKKEPLFEIQDFILEIQKELRSSFDREKSMGFVL from the coding sequence ATGCAAAATCTCTTAGAATTCCTCCATAGCAAAAATTTGAACCAAACCAAGGTCTTTAGGCTTCTTGAATGCGATGAAGAAGAGGCCAAAATCCTGCATTTTATGCTGCAGAAATATTTCAGCAATGATAAGGATTTTGAAGTCTCTTGCTTGCTTAAAGATGTCTTTGAGATCACAAAATATGAAGATTTTTTGCCCTATCTGTCAAAGGTAAAAAACCTCCTAGAGCTTGGCTGGATTAGTGAAGAGGAATTCAAATCCTCAAGTTTCCCCACATTACTAGAAATCCTGCATGCAGAGGTTGCGCTCACCCCAGCGTTTTTCAAGCTACTAGAAGAAAGCAAAAATGAAGCAGAAATACCAGAAATCACCCCCTATGAAGATCATTTCGAATATCTCAAAGATCAGTTTTGCAGGATCTCATTGCTGCAAAAACTAAGTCACAAGCGTCTACACACCCTCCCCACCTCTGGGACGAAATATCATCTCAAAGCCATCGAAGAAAAAATTCTCGCACGTCTAAAGCTCACCAAAACCCCCATCCCAGCACATCAAATCATCCAAGAAAATAAGCTCAATGCAAAAGAGGAGATTTTATTCTTTGCTCTGCTTAAAGAAGAGTATTTTAGCGGGAGTGAGAATCTAGGGGATATGAATACTTTGATTGATCTTATTAGCCATGATGAATATGAGCGCATCAAAAATCGCATGCTTTTTGATGAAAAAAGTACTCTCATTGAGCGCAAGATCTTTGATTATGAGGAGATGTATAATTCCTTTGGCGGGATCTCTAAGACCTTCTATCTACATGAGGATATTTTGCAAAAAATCCTTCGCCCCAAACTCCTTAAAAAACCCCAAAAAATCTCCCTGCAAAATCTCATAAAAGAGCAGCAATTTTTTGAAATCCTAGAGCCAAAAATGCCGCTAGAAGAGATTGTGATGCCACAGGCCACCAGACAAACCCTAAGCACCATCCTAGAGCAACAAAGCCCAAAGGTCGCTAAACTCCTTAAGCACTGGGGCATCAAAGACAAACAGATTCTAGAATGCAAGATAATTTTTTATGGACCCTCAGGCACTGGCAAGACACTCACCGCCCTTGGCATGGCTAAAAATCTAAAAAAACAGGTATTGATCCTAGATTGCAGCAAGGTCCTCTCCATGTATGTGGGAGAATCAGAAAAGAATGTGCGCAAGATCTTTGATAATTACAAAGAGATTGCCAAAGAATCCAAAAATCCTCCCATTTTGCTTTTGGATGAAGCTGATCAATTCTTGAGCGTGCGCATCAGCAGTCGCAGTGGCGCAGAAAAAATGCACAATCAAATGCAAAATATTTTTTTGGAACAAATTGAGAAATTTGAAGGGATCTTGATTGCTACCACCAATCTTTTGGAGACCATTGACAACGCCTTTTCACGGCGATTTAATCACAAAATAGAATTCAAACTCCCCTCAGAAAATGAGCGCATTTTATTGTGGCAGAAATATCTCCCCAAAAACGCCAAATTCCTATCCCATAGCACCGACTCTCTAGCAAAGATCCTGGCAAAATATGATCTAAGTGGTGGACAGATTGCCCTTGTGGTCAAAAACACTGCCTATGGCGTCGCGCTCAAAAAAGAGCCCCTATTTGAAATCCAAGACTTCATCCTAGAAATTCAAAAAGAATTGCGCTCTAGCTTTGATAGAGAAAAAAGCATGGGCTTTGTGCTCTAA
- the der gene encoding ribosome biogenesis GTPase Der, whose translation MKKIAILGKPNVGKSSLFNRLARERIAITSDVSGTTCDVNKKTIQLEGHPLQILDTGGIDKNNQYFSSIKKFAFQAAEMADLILYVVDGKLPPDDEDKRLFYALEKIQKKCFLIINKIDNDKEKQCAYDFDNFGAKNSFFISISHNRGISHLISSIIYVLDLKAPQSQEQESIEEFLENTAPHPQEPKDTPSLPKIKIGIIGRVNVGKSSLLNALVGKDRSVVSPIEGTTLDPVDEGIIYKDYQLEFVDTAGLRRRGKIRGLEKFALDRTGKMLEKSDIALLVLDVSTAFVDLDEKISSLVDKYTLGIIIVLNKWDIRIAEYKSIIEELRRKFRFLEYAPIITVSALNKRHIKELKEKILQVYQNFSFRIPTSQLNSTILEATKKHPLPSDHGKIIRIYYATQYDTCPPQISLVMNRPKSLHFSYKRYLVNYLRHCFEFEGTPIIITPRSKKSPTEDEREKECKIS comes from the coding sequence ATGAAAAAAATAGCAATTTTGGGCAAGCCTAATGTGGGAAAAAGCTCGCTTTTTAATCGTTTGGCAAGAGAAAGAATAGCTATAACCTCTGATGTTTCAGGGACCACATGCGATGTAAACAAAAAAACCATTCAGCTAGAAGGGCATCCACTCCAGATCCTAGATACCGGAGGAATCGACAAGAACAATCAATATTTTTCCTCCATCAAAAAATTTGCATTTCAAGCCGCTGAAATGGCGGATTTGATCCTGTATGTGGTGGATGGAAAACTCCCACCTGATGATGAAGACAAAAGGCTCTTTTATGCCTTGGAGAAAATCCAAAAAAAATGCTTTTTAATCATCAATAAGATTGACAACGACAAAGAAAAGCAGTGCGCCTATGATTTTGATAATTTTGGGGCAAAAAATAGCTTTTTCATCTCCATAAGCCACAATCGTGGAATCTCTCATCTCATCTCTTCTATCATCTATGTACTAGATTTAAAAGCACCTCAAAGCCAAGAGCAAGAAAGCATCGAAGAATTTCTAGAAAACACAGCCCCACATCCCCAAGAACCCAAAGACACGCCCTCTTTGCCAAAGATTAAGATTGGAATCATTGGGCGAGTCAATGTGGGGAAGAGCTCCTTGCTCAATGCCTTAGTAGGCAAGGATCGCAGCGTGGTAAGTCCAATCGAGGGCACGACTCTAGATCCCGTGGATGAGGGCATCATCTACAAGGATTATCAATTAGAATTTGTAGACACTGCAGGGTTGCGCCGTAGGGGTAAGATCAGGGGGCTTGAGAAATTTGCCCTAGATCGCACAGGTAAAATGCTAGAAAAAAGCGATATTGCCCTGCTTGTGCTAGATGTGAGCACAGCATTTGTAGATCTTGATGAAAAAATCAGCTCCCTTGTGGACAAATATACTCTGGGCATCATCATCGTGCTTAATAAATGGGATATTCGCATCGCTGAATACAAAAGCATCATAGAAGAGCTAAGAAGAAAATTTCGCTTTTTAGAATATGCGCCCATCATCACAGTAAGTGCGCTGAATAAACGCCATATAAAAGAGCTCAAAGAAAAAATCTTGCAGGTCTATCAAAATTTCAGCTTCCGCATCCCCACAAGTCAACTCAATAGCACCATCCTAGAGGCCACCAAAAAACATCCCCTACCCAGCGATCATGGTAAAATCATTCGCATCTATTATGCCACGCAGTATGATACCTGTCCACCTCAAATCTCCCTAGTAATGAATCGCCCAAAAAGCCTGCATTTTAGCTATAAGCGCTATTTGGTTAATTATTTGCGCCATTGCTTTGAATTTGAAGGCACGCCCATCATCATCACTCCAAGAAGCAAAAAATCCCCCACAGAAGATGAGAGAGAAAAAGAATGCAAAATCTCTTAG
- the rsmH gene encoding 16S rRNA (cytosine(1402)-N(4))-methyltransferase RsmH, translated as MHTSPHIPVLLHEVLDIFKDIKEGIIIDCTLGFGGHSKALLEQNQSIRIIGIDKDKDARAYATKLLSPFKERFCCVASGFGEQIEPLIAQYGREIKGVLADIGVSSYQLDTPKKGFGFESEVLDMRMDNDAHISAKTILNHYSAFALERVFREYGELRESKKLAQLLSQERTRTDFGDPKTFNAFLKAHFRNPKILPLVYQALRIEVNGELEELERLLLHAQKLKDARLCVITFHSLEDRILKQALKSYTKSCICPLEALKCTCGNHHQKGVLLTKKPIIPSQEEIKRNPRSRSAKMRAFHFG; from the coding sequence TTGCACACCTCCCCACATATTCCTGTTTTGCTCCATGAGGTTTTAGACATTTTCAAAGACATAAAAGAGGGAATTATCATTGATTGTACGCTTGGATTTGGCGGACATTCCAAAGCCTTGCTTGAGCAAAACCAAAGCATCCGCATCATTGGCATTGACAAGGACAAAGACGCCAGAGCCTATGCCACAAAACTCCTATCTCCCTTTAAGGAGCGTTTTTGCTGTGTTGCTAGTGGATTTGGAGAGCAAATAGAGCCACTCATCGCGCAATATGGCAGGGAAATCAAAGGAGTCCTAGCAGATATTGGTGTGAGTTCCTATCAGCTTGATACTCCCAAAAAAGGCTTTGGCTTTGAGAGTGAAGTGCTGGATATGCGCATGGATAATGATGCGCATATCAGTGCAAAAACAATCCTTAATCATTATTCTGCCTTTGCATTGGAGCGTGTTTTTCGTGAATATGGAGAGCTTAGAGAAAGTAAAAAACTCGCTCAACTCCTCTCTCAAGAGCGCACACGCACAGACTTTGGAGATCCAAAAACATTCAATGCATTTTTGAAGGCACATTTTCGCAATCCAAAAATCCTACCCCTAGTCTATCAGGCCCTACGCATCGAGGTCAATGGTGAATTAGAGGAGCTAGAAAGGCTTCTTTTGCACGCACAAAAGCTAAAAGATGCCAGGCTCTGTGTCATCACCTTCCACTCCCTAGAAGATCGCATCCTCAAACAGGCCCTAAAATCTTATACAAAGAGCTGTATCTGCCCACTTGAGGCGCTAAAATGCACCTGCGGCAACCACCACCAAAAAGGAGTGCTTCTCACCAAAAAGCCCATCATCCCAAGCCAAGAAGAAATAAAGAGAAATCCTCGCTCCAGAAGTGCAAAAATGCGCGCCTTTCATTTTGGATGA
- a CDS encoding MarR family winged helix-turn-helix transcriptional regulator: MKFHKGKNGMEQSHTQESIAVLENNDIIKKIFAIEKKVRAIIVESLRQFDIGFEQAKLLMILEAHEQKSKEAIHAKRIAEILCKDKTTISRAIQVLEGKGLILCQKGSGDKRAIEISLTKEGKRLVGIVYNVKIHHIQKFHQHFTQEEKENLTRLLSHLLEILE; the protein is encoded by the coding sequence TTGAAATTTCACAAGGGAAAAAATGGCATGGAGCAGAGTCACACACAAGAATCCATCGCGGTTCTAGAGAACAATGACATCATCAAAAAAATCTTTGCAATCGAAAAAAAAGTGCGCGCAATTATTGTGGAGAGTTTGCGGCAGTTTGACATTGGATTTGAGCAGGCCAAACTGCTCATGATCCTAGAGGCTCACGAGCAAAAAAGCAAAGAGGCTATTCATGCAAAGAGGATTGCTGAGATTCTCTGCAAAGACAAGACCACAATCTCGCGCGCGATTCAGGTTTTGGAGGGCAAGGGCTTAATCCTTTGTCAAAAAGGCAGTGGTGATAAAAGAGCCATTGAAATCTCGCTTACAAAGGAGGGGAAGAGATTGGTTGGCATCGTTTATAATGTCAAAATTCATCACATCCAAAAATTTCATCAACATTTCACCCAAGAAGAAAAAGAAAATCTCACAAGGCTGCTTTCTCATTTGCTGGAAATCTTGGAATGA
- a CDS encoding efflux RND transporter periplasmic adaptor subunit, with amino-acid sequence MKLVYFFFFLSCVLFTKPIAINTQPIKLGTLEQKENFIGSVLFKEVANIASQSSGAVEEVYFELGQRVKKGERLIRLNDDFLQKDIIIKQAKLTQAQYILENKKKELERYENLLKTKSVALQQYENIQYEVKMQESNILALQTELEISKLDLAQKIIYAPFDGVIVDQKIHQSEWIRAGETICQILNTKDAEVVTDVPSFMVEFLKLGQRVQVKIRQKIYLGKVSAIIPRADRNSRNFPVYISIKTDDTLLEGMSALISLNVNQKNTGFLIPRDSIVQRDGRPGIFVVRDAHAVLVPVEVLSRNRDEVLVKGALKKGERVVSRGQDVLQNGSEVRED; translated from the coding sequence ATGAAGCTTGTATATTTTTTCTTTTTCCTCTCTTGTGTTTTGTTCACAAAGCCCATTGCCATCAATACCCAGCCCATCAAACTGGGTACACTGGAGCAAAAAGAAAATTTCATAGGAAGCGTGCTTTTCAAAGAAGTGGCAAACATCGCCTCCCAATCTAGTGGCGCGGTGGAGGAGGTGTACTTTGAGCTTGGCCAACGGGTCAAAAAGGGAGAGAGATTAATCCGCCTCAATGATGATTTTTTGCAAAAAGACATCATCATCAAACAAGCAAAACTAACGCAAGCCCAATATATCTTGGAAAACAAAAAAAAAGAGTTAGAACGCTATGAAAATCTCCTAAAAACCAAATCTGTCGCCCTGCAGCAATACGAAAATATTCAATACGAAGTAAAGATGCAAGAGTCTAACATCCTAGCCTTGCAAACCGAGCTTGAGATCTCAAAACTCGATCTTGCCCAAAAGATCATCTATGCTCCCTTTGATGGAGTCATCGTAGATCAAAAAATCCATCAAAGCGAATGGATCCGCGCAGGGGAGACCATCTGCCAGATTCTTAACACCAAGGATGCGGAAGTCGTGACAGATGTCCCAAGCTTCATGGTGGAGTTTCTAAAGCTTGGCCAAAGGGTACAGGTCAAAATCCGTCAAAAAATTTATCTAGGCAAAGTGAGTGCCATCATCCCTAGAGCCGATAGAAATTCCAGAAATTTCCCTGTCTATATCAGCATCAAAACAGATGACACACTGCTTGAAGGAATGTCTGCTTTGATTTCTCTAAATGTCAATCAAAAAAATACAGGCTTTTTAATCCCGCGCGATAGCATTGTGCAACGCGATGGGAGGCCTGGCATCTTTGTGGTTCGGGATGCTCATGCAGTGCTTGTGCCAGTGGAGGTTTTATCGCGCAATCGCGATGAGGTATTGGTAAAAGGAGCACTCAAAAAAGGCGAGAGGGTGGTGTCTCGCGGGCAGGATGTGTTGCAAAATGGCAGTGAGGTCAGGGAAGATTAG